Proteins from a single region of Paenibacillus sp. BIHB 4019:
- a CDS encoding AAA family ATPase: MYLRSAELLKERIPNYSKYPFSIPVIQSMSKLHFHTHITFFVGENGSGKSTFLEAIAYQCSFNTAGGGRNNSYDVDASESALGPYVRLSWMPKLTNGFFLRAETFYQFASYLDTVPESLPYYGGKSLHEQSHGEAFLSLFKHRFGKKAIYLLDEPEAALSPARQLALLRVIKDLERDAQFIIATHSPILLGYPNAQIYNFDVKPVEEIRYEDTAHYQLTRRFLENRKNVLNELFSND; this comes from the coding sequence TTGTACTTACGGAGTGCAGAGCTGCTCAAGGAGCGCATTCCCAATTACAGCAAGTATCCCTTTTCCATTCCTGTCATCCAGTCAATGAGCAAGCTTCATTTCCATACCCATATCACCTTTTTTGTAGGCGAAAATGGTTCCGGCAAGTCCACCTTTCTAGAAGCTATAGCCTATCAATGCAGCTTTAACACCGCTGGCGGAGGACGCAACAACAGCTACGACGTAGATGCCTCTGAATCTGCACTAGGTCCCTACGTTCGGCTTTCCTGGATGCCTAAGCTCACGAATGGCTTTTTTCTGCGCGCAGAAACGTTTTACCAATTCGCCTCTTACCTCGATACAGTTCCCGAAAGCTTGCCCTATTACGGCGGAAAATCGCTGCATGAGCAGTCGCATGGCGAAGCCTTTCTATCGTTGTTCAAGCACCGTTTTGGCAAAAAAGCGATCTATTTGCTCGACGAGCCCGAGGCCGCGCTTTCTCCTGCCCGCCAGCTCGCGCTGCTTCGCGTCATTAAAGATTTGGAGCGCGATGCCCAGTTCATTATTGCGACTCACTCGCCTATTTTGCTTGGATATCCGAACGCGCAAATTTACAATTTTGACGTCAAGCCTGTTGAAGAAATTCGCTACGAGGACACAGCGCATTACCAGCTAACTCGACGCTTTCTTGAAAACAGAAAAAATGTATTGAACGAGCTGTTCAGCAACGACTAG
- a CDS encoding Ig domain protein group 2 domain protein has product MSLSAGTAVSLAEGPSDPAPVLQPAGSANGKKILFDNAHAQTAGAADWVIDGGFSDFGQALAGKGYYVKELRKSGPITLADLSSYDVFVIPEANVPFKTSEQQAMLSYVQGGGSIFFIADHYNADRNKNRWDSSEVFNGYRRGAWSNPALGMSTEEASSAAMQGVASSDWLSNNFGMRIRYNALGNVNSGTIVPSSQSFGITSGVTSVTMHAGSTIAITDPTKAKGIVYMQQTSAAWGNAVDQGVYNGGGIAEGPYVAIGKNSLGKVAVIGDSSPVEDSTPKYLREETGGSKTTYDGFTEASNGALLVQLVDWLAVKESYTALNQVSGLTLDNATALLAMETPQTSTQPQAEPWAAPAAGYKWWDSSTFKQGSYGYASTSQPPTSGAVNETFETGTKAAYTAASVTLGSGSWTFDNALLGDLSTDKKNGTKSARVRAAGSIYMNFNVTGGATTVKVKHASFGNDTGATWKLQKSLNSGSTWTDVGSTYSSSQSLTEQTITVNETAAVRFKIVVAGTSGSRLNFDDFTIVQ; this is encoded by the coding sequence ATGTCTTTATCGGCAGGCACGGCAGTTTCCTTAGCGGAGGGGCCGTCTGATCCGGCTCCCGTCCTACAGCCCGCAGGAAGCGCCAATGGCAAAAAAATTCTGTTCGACAACGCCCATGCCCAAACAGCAGGTGCGGCAGATTGGGTCATTGACGGCGGCTTTTCCGATTTTGGACAAGCTCTTGCAGGCAAAGGCTATTACGTCAAGGAGCTTCGCAAAAGCGGCCCTATTACGCTGGCAGACTTAAGCAGCTATGACGTCTTCGTTATTCCTGAAGCGAACGTGCCGTTCAAGACGAGCGAGCAGCAGGCTATGCTTTCGTATGTGCAGGGCGGAGGCAGCATTTTCTTCATCGCAGACCACTATAACGCAGATCGAAATAAAAACAGATGGGATTCCTCTGAAGTATTCAATGGCTATAGGCGGGGAGCTTGGTCGAATCCCGCGCTGGGCATGAGTACAGAAGAAGCCAGTTCAGCTGCTATGCAAGGTGTAGCCAGCTCCGACTGGCTGTCAAACAACTTCGGCATGCGCATCCGTTACAATGCACTAGGCAACGTAAACTCAGGAACGATCGTTCCTTCCTCGCAATCTTTCGGCATTACTAGCGGCGTTACTTCCGTGACGATGCATGCCGGATCGACCATCGCCATTACAGATCCGACTAAAGCAAAGGGAATCGTCTACATGCAGCAGACTTCTGCGGCTTGGGGCAATGCGGTGGATCAGGGCGTCTATAATGGTGGAGGAATTGCTGAAGGACCTTATGTCGCGATCGGCAAAAATAGTCTTGGCAAAGTAGCCGTAATCGGTGATTCTTCCCCTGTCGAAGACAGCACGCCTAAATATTTGCGCGAGGAAACAGGCGGCTCCAAAACGACATACGACGGCTTTACAGAAGCGAGCAATGGCGCACTGCTCGTACAACTGGTGGACTGGCTTGCTGTTAAAGAAAGCTACACGGCGCTGAATCAAGTAAGCGGCCTTACGCTTGACAATGCAACAGCTTTGCTTGCTATGGAGACGCCGCAAACGTCGACCCAGCCGCAGGCTGAGCCATGGGCAGCTCCGGCAGCCGGCTACAAATGGTGGGACAGCTCCACCTTCAAGCAAGGTTCCTACGGCTATGCCTCAACGTCGCAGCCGCCAACCTCTGGCGCTGTAAACGAAACCTTCGAGACAGGCACGAAAGCAGCCTATACAGCCGCTTCGGTTACGCTCGGCTCAGGCTCGTGGACCTTCGATAATGCGCTGCTTGGCGATCTATCTACAGACAAGAAAAATGGGACCAAATCCGCACGAGTCAGAGCGGCCGGCTCCATCTATATGAATTTCAATGTGACAGGCGGCGCGACTACCGTCAAGGTGAAGCATGCGAGCTTTGGCAACGACACGGGAGCGACATGGAAGCTGCAAAAGTCGCTTAATAGCGGCTCCACTTGGACGGATGTCGGAAGCACCTACTCCAGCAGCCAGTCATTGACGGAGCAGACGATTACTGTAAATGAAACCGCAGCGGTACGCTTCAAAATTGTAGTTGCCGGCACATCCGGCAGCCGCTTGAACTTCGATGATTTTACAATCGTCCAGTAA
- a CDS encoding transglutaminase family protein, with product MKLNISHVTQYDYGTPVTDSVNEIRLTPSTDERQSCYQQSIAVEPNAPLFSYEDFFGNRVHSFSVNGSHRKLTIRSQMTVVTKEALTPEQQAAALNGGGAAEVAWEWLQSEDAGNRFVEFLLPTAYTALSPEVETYAGSVEHRKNDGMSVYGWLLALSQKIRNEFVYDPDATTVDTKASDMFERRRGVCQDFAHLMIACCRSQQVPARYVSGYHFVGDLQGGTADFEQASHAWVEAYVPSLGWCSFDPTNEAPVGERYVKLGHGRDYKDIVPVKGVYRGSGQQTLKVTVDVRKVEE from the coding sequence ATGAAGCTGAATATTTCGCATGTGACGCAATACGATTATGGGACGCCGGTTACGGACAGTGTCAATGAAATTCGTCTGACGCCGAGTACAGATGAACGCCAGTCCTGCTACCAGCAATCCATTGCGGTAGAGCCGAATGCGCCGCTGTTCAGCTATGAGGATTTTTTCGGCAATCGGGTGCATTCGTTTTCGGTGAACGGCTCGCACCGCAAGCTGACGATCCGCTCGCAAATGACGGTTGTGACGAAGGAGGCTCTTACACCCGAGCAGCAGGCTGCTGCTCTGAATGGCGGCGGAGCAGCTGAAGTCGCATGGGAATGGCTGCAGTCGGAGGATGCGGGCAATCGTTTCGTAGAGTTTCTGCTGCCTACTGCTTACACGGCGTTAAGCCCGGAAGTGGAGACATATGCAGGGAGTGTAGAGCATCGAAAAAACGACGGCATGAGCGTATATGGCTGGCTGCTAGCGCTCTCGCAAAAAATCCGCAATGAGTTCGTCTATGATCCGGATGCTACAACGGTGGATACGAAGGCGAGCGACATGTTCGAACGCAGGCGCGGCGTCTGCCAGGATTTTGCCCATCTTATGATTGCCTGCTGCCGCTCGCAGCAGGTTCCGGCCCGCTATGTGAGCGGCTATCATTTTGTTGGCGATTTGCAAGGCGGAACGGCAGATTTTGAGCAGGCGTCCCATGCATGGGTGGAGGCCTACGTGCCGTCGCTTGGCTGGTGCAGCTTCGATCCAACGAATGAAGCTCCTGTCGGCGAGCGTTACGTCAAGCTGGGCCACGGACGCGATTACAAAGATATCGTTCCGGTAAAGGGCGTGTATCGTGGTAGCGGGCAGCAGACGTTGAAGGTGACGGTGGATGTGCGCAAGGTAGAGGAATGA
- a CDS encoding alpha-E domain-containing protein: MLNRNAEALFWIGRYMERAENHARLIDVHYHLQAEDGAESEAAGQGQGQGMAAPTCKWSRIVDALGSRESYVQQYGSYSEQDVLRYMTLDRDNPNSLVSCVSHARGNLRTLREKAPSEMWDAVNGFYLWLREKQPEDLMAESPHLFFGKIKEWTALFQGISQSVMPRENEWHFIECGRYLERAENTLRIIKAAYNTVLASGESWSNASGAYSYLQAMLRSLSGYQVFRRYYADGMSVESIVDFVILNEVFPRSVHFALHTLDEHMRYIRFQDMQLRSAHDKVIRQVSKVKADLACLDREDILLDRDGAIVGHLLEACQTLGGTFAKTFFRMGEASA; encoded by the coding sequence ATGCTTAATCGGAATGCGGAGGCGCTGTTTTGGATTGGACGCTACATGGAGCGGGCGGAAAACCATGCGCGATTGATCGATGTTCACTATCATTTGCAAGCGGAGGATGGCGCAGAATCGGAGGCGGCCGGGCAAGGGCAAGGGCAAGGAATGGCAGCTCCGACCTGCAAATGGTCGCGCATCGTAGATGCGCTGGGCAGCAGAGAGTCCTATGTCCAGCAATATGGCAGCTACAGCGAGCAGGATGTGCTGCGGTACATGACGCTTGACCGCGACAATCCGAATTCGCTTGTGTCCTGCGTCAGCCATGCGCGGGGCAATTTGCGCACGCTGCGCGAGAAGGCGCCGAGCGAGATGTGGGATGCGGTCAACGGCTTTTATTTGTGGCTGCGGGAGAAGCAGCCCGAGGATTTAATGGCGGAATCGCCGCATTTGTTTTTCGGCAAAATCAAGGAATGGACGGCGCTGTTTCAAGGCATCAGCCAGTCCGTCATGCCCCGTGAGAATGAGTGGCATTTTATTGAATGCGGCCGTTATTTGGAACGGGCTGAAAATACGCTGCGCATTATTAAAGCCGCTTATAATACGGTCCTTGCGAGCGGCGAGAGCTGGAGCAATGCGTCTGGCGCATACTCGTACTTGCAGGCTATGCTGCGTTCGCTGAGCGGCTATCAGGTATTCCGGCGTTATTATGCCGATGGCATGTCGGTGGAATCCATTGTTGATTTTGTCATCTTAAATGAAGTGTTTCCAAGGTCCGTGCATTTCGCGCTGCATACGCTCGATGAGCATATGCGGTATATCCGCTTTCAGGATATGCAGCTGCGTTCAGCGCATGACAAGGTTATTCGCCAAGTAAGCAAGGTGAAGGCGGATCTCGCCTGCCTGGACCGGGAAGATATATTGCTGGACCGCGACGGGGCCATTGTCGGTCATTTGCTGGAAGCTTGCCAGACGCTGGGCGGGACTTTTGCCAAAACCTTTTTTCGCATGGGGGAGGCCAGCGCATGA
- a CDS encoding circularly permuted type 2 ATP-grasp protein produces MSTARQSQSHFYDSQSFYDEMFEKDFSVRPHYESVHRMFGKMKPSELGIRQHALNQRMMEEGITFTLYSSNQNEPLERTIPFDYIPRVIPRHEWDNIDRGVRQRIRALNAFTHDIYHQQRIVKDGVIPRKMIVSNTYFRPEMVGLDVPSGVYITASGIDLIRDEKGRYFVLEDNLRSPSGFSYLFKGRTLMSELFHDLYLSSSVQSIERSLNCFLSSLRSLAPSGKRDPLIVLLTPGSYNSAYYEHTFLAQQLGIHLVEGRDLVYKDHNIYLRDLRGLRKVDVIYRRIDDEFIDPLAFQPDSLLGVPGLMNAYRAGNVAIANAPGTGVADDKAVYAYVPDMIRYYLGEEPILHNVPTYILSRKEEREYVLDHLAELVVKETSLSGGYGMLIGPSATPAEIKAFAEAIKLDPERYIAQTTMRLSRAPVMMDGMMAPRHIDLRAFALMGEETHVIPGGLTRVAMTEGSLVVNSSQGGGVKDTWVLSR; encoded by the coding sequence ATGTCGACGGCCAGACAGTCGCAGTCGCATTTTTACGATTCACAATCTTTTTATGATGAAATGTTTGAAAAGGATTTTTCAGTTCGTCCCCACTATGAAAGTGTTCATCGCATGTTCGGAAAAATGAAGCCCTCTGAGCTGGGCATTCGCCAGCATGCTCTTAATCAGCGAATGATGGAGGAGGGCATTACCTTCACGCTGTACAGCAGCAATCAAAATGAGCCTCTGGAGCGGACGATTCCGTTCGACTATATTCCCCGTGTCATTCCCCGGCATGAGTGGGACAATATTGACCGCGGCGTACGCCAGCGCATCCGCGCGCTGAATGCCTTCACCCACGACATCTACCACCAGCAGCGCATCGTAAAAGATGGCGTTATCCCCCGCAAAATGATCGTGTCCAACACTTATTTCCGCCCGGAAATGGTGGGACTGGATGTGCCGTCAGGCGTGTACATTACAGCTTCGGGCATCGATTTGATCCGAGATGAGAAGGGACGTTATTTTGTGCTGGAAGACAATTTGCGTTCCCCATCCGGCTTCTCTTACTTATTCAAGGGCAGGACGCTAATGAGCGAGCTGTTTCATGACCTGTATTTGTCCTCGTCTGTCCAAAGCATCGAGCGCAGCCTCAACTGCTTCCTCAGCTCGCTTCGCTCTCTTGCGCCAAGCGGGAAAAGAGATCCTCTTATTGTGCTGCTTACGCCGGGCTCCTACAACTCGGCCTATTACGAGCATACTTTCCTCGCTCAGCAGCTTGGCATTCATCTTGTGGAAGGCCGCGATCTCGTTTATAAGGACCACAACATTTATTTGCGGGATTTGCGCGGGCTTCGCAAAGTGGATGTTATTTATCGGCGGATCGATGACGAGTTTATAGATCCGCTTGCTTTTCAGCCGGATTCCCTGCTTGGGGTTCCAGGGCTGATGAATGCGTATCGCGCAGGCAATGTGGCGATTGCCAATGCCCCAGGTACCGGGGTCGCCGACGATAAGGCGGTGTATGCGTATGTCCCGGATATGATTCGCTATTATTTGGGCGAAGAGCCGATTTTGCATAATGTGCCAACCTATATTTTGTCGCGCAAGGAAGAGCGGGAATACGTGCTGGACCACCTCGCGGAGCTGGTCGTCAAGGAAACTTCGCTGTCTGGCGGGTACGGCATGTTAATTGGCCCTAGCGCGACGCCGGCGGAAATCAAAGCGTTCGCTGAAGCGATTAAGCTCGATCCAGAGCGGTATATCGCCCAGACGACGATGAGGCTTTCGCGAGCGCCGGTAATGATGGATGGCATGATGGCACCGCGCCATATCGATTTAAGAGCTTTTGCGTTAATGGGCGAGGAGACGCATGTCATACCGGGCGGGCTGACGCGCGTGGCAATGACGGAAGGCTCGCTCGTGGTCAATTCATCGCAAGGCGGCGGGGTTAAAGATACGTGGGTGCTCAGCCGCTAG
- a CDS encoding globin-coupled sensor protein, protein MINVTVERKRQLDYTGIKEQDLQLLAECRPVFKQVVDEVVDRFYDNVGLYPEMVALMKKFSNVDRLKGTQREYWLSLADGVIDEAFIENRIKIGLVHSRIGLTTDWYLGTYMTYLNIATDVFERVLPDGWKPVIHSLSKMFNLDSQFVLEAYNRAEQNKVQELADERASMLSTVTEAVQQLAGLMVELEEGAQSIAATALSTSDSQEKAHSLLGELQGELDGITEMGTMIREIADQTHLLGLNAAIEAARAGDHGRGFEVVANEVRKLAASSRGAQETIQNKLSEIEKKVNSVRKESDQTSAEARNQAAKSQELASFVKMVDDVAKDLNKLNATSS, encoded by the coding sequence ATGATTAATGTCACAGTAGAACGTAAACGTCAGTTGGACTATACAGGAATCAAGGAACAGGATTTGCAGCTGCTCGCGGAGTGCAGGCCTGTTTTTAAGCAGGTAGTCGACGAGGTTGTTGATCGTTTCTATGATAATGTGGGACTCTATCCCGAAATGGTAGCTTTAATGAAGAAGTTCAGCAATGTGGATCGTTTGAAAGGGACGCAGCGCGAATATTGGCTGTCTCTTGCCGACGGCGTTATTGATGAAGCATTTATTGAAAACCGGATAAAAATCGGGCTTGTGCATTCCCGGATCGGCCTGACAACCGACTGGTATTTAGGTACATACATGACTTACTTGAACATTGCAACGGATGTATTTGAGCGTGTGCTTCCAGATGGATGGAAGCCGGTTATTCACTCCTTGTCCAAGATGTTCAATTTGGACTCGCAATTTGTGCTTGAAGCGTATAACCGCGCAGAGCAAAACAAGGTGCAGGAGCTGGCGGATGAGCGCGCATCGATGCTGTCTACGGTAACGGAAGCGGTGCAGCAGCTGGCTGGTTTAATGGTTGAGCTGGAAGAAGGCGCCCAATCGATTGCAGCTACGGCATTGTCTACTTCAGATTCACAAGAGAAAGCGCATTCTTTGCTTGGCGAGCTGCAGGGCGAGCTGGACGGCATTACGGAAATGGGTACGATGATTCGGGAAATTGCCGATCAGACGCATTTGCTAGGGCTGAATGCGGCCATTGAAGCAGCAAGAGCCGGAGATCATGGCCGGGGCTTCGAGGTTGTTGCCAATGAGGTGCGCAAGCTGGCTGCATCGTCACGGGGAGCACAGGAAACGATTCAAAATAAGCTTAGTGAAATTGAGAAAAAGGTTAATTCAGTTCGCAAGGAGTCCGATCAGACGTCGGCGGAGGCGCGTAATCAAGCGGCAAAATCACAGGAGCTTGCTTCTTTTGTGAAAATGGTCGATGATGTCGCCAAAGATTTGAACAAGCTTAATGCAACCTCTTCATAG